Proteins co-encoded in one Salvia splendens isolate huo1 chromosome 4, SspV2, whole genome shotgun sequence genomic window:
- the LOC121798624 gene encoding F-box/kelch-repeat protein OR23-like, which translates to MAPPLSSDEFGVQTLTLIPGLPNDVGALILAFVPYCHHARLKVTCKSWRRFFSSKALISLRQNYVVAPKLLCIFPQDPSISPPYLFDPKNMWWCPLPLMPCNPHVYGLTNFISVAVGPHLYVLGGSLFDTRSFPLDRPSPSSSVYRFDFAALSWESVSPMITPRGSFACAAVPERGKILVAGGGSRHTMFGAAGSRMSSVEMYDIGNDEWVALDGLPRFRAGCVGFYIGREFWVMGGYGESRTVLGVFPVDEYYRDTVVMEVTNGGKWRELGDMWEEGERRRLGKIVVAQGEIFMLDRGEIFRYEKGSNRWGKETCVPKKVSDDASIGFVGLEEELYLLTLLNASESTTTATRSRQHKRSSTLLMQIYNPGQSRWRSVIVKPPFHQSLDFRTTVMCPIRL; encoded by the exons ATGGCTCCACCGCTATCGTCCGACGAGTTTGGGgtccaaaccctaaccctaattccTGGCCTCCCAAACGACGTCGGGGCGTTGATTCTCGCATTCGTTCCTTACTGTCACCACGCTCGCCTCAAAGTCACCTGCAAATCGTGGAGGCGCTTCTTCTCCTCGAAAGCCCTAATCTCTCTCCGCCAGAATTACGTGGTCGCACCGAAATTGCTCTGTATTTTCCCGCAGGATCCTTCAATTTCGCCACCGTATCTTTTCGACCCGAAGAATATGTGGTGGTGCCCGCTTCCGCTGATGCCCTGCAATCCGCACGTGTATGGGCTGACAAACTTCATCTCCGTCGCGGTGGGGCCCCACCTCTACGTCCTCGGCGGGTCCCTCTTCGACACCCGGTCTTTCCCCCTGGATCGGCCGTCGCCGTCCTCCTCGGTGTATCGTTTCGATTTCGCAGCGCTTTCATGGGAATCGGTGTCCCCAATGATCACGCCGCGGGGCAGTTTCGCGTGCGCGGCGGTTCCTGAGCGCGGGAAGATATTGGTGGCCGGGGGCGGGTCCCGGCACACGATGTTTGGGGCTGCGGGGAGTAGGATGAGCTCGGTGGAGATGTATGACATAGGGAATGACGAGTGGGTGGCATTGGATGGCTTGCCCAGGTTCCGAGCCGGGTGCGTTGGGTTTTACATTGGGAGGGAGTTTTGGGTGATGGGAGGATACGGTGAGTCGAGGACGGTGCTGGGCGTATTTCCAGTGGATGAGTATTATAGGGATACGGTGGTGATGGAGGTGACGAATGGCGGGAAGTGGAGGGAGCTTGGAGATATGTGGGAGGAAGGGGAAAGGAGGAGGCTGGGGAAGATTGTGGTGGCTCAAGGGGAAATATTCATGCTTGACAGAGGTGAAATATTCAG GTATGAGAAGGGATCAAATCGTTGGGGAAAGGAGACTTGTGTGCCAAAGAAGGTGAGTGATGATGCATCAATTGGGTTTGTTGGGTTAGAGGAGGAGCTCTACTTGCTCACCCTTTTAAATGCAAGTGAGTCGACAACAACAGCAACAAGATCACGGCAGCACAAGAGGTCATCAACGCTGCTAATGCAGATATATAATCCTGGGCAGAGTAGATGGAGGTCAGTTATTGTAAAGCCGCCTTTTCATCAGTCCTTAGATTTTAGAACAACTGTAATGTGTCCTATCCGATTGTAG